The genomic interval tTATCACagcaaatgtttcattttttccacAACAAACGGGCGATAAATTTAAATTTCAAGTTTTGTCTAGGAATGATATGAGATCATCTTTCTTAAAGAAAAGTGAATGGGGACAGGTGTTATGTGTGAACTTGTCAAGCACAAAGCAAGAAACCTCAGGGGCTGACAACGTGAACTTGGTGCAAAAACACCAAGgtgcaaaaaaagaaacctaCAGCACCGCAAATGGCCACCTGAGGCTGGCTCttaaagtgagtcaatccccaagTCTTACAtggtaaaaagacaaacattgcAGTAGAAATGATCATGTTTAGTCAGATATAAGTTCTACAGAAATTCTAAGGTCTACAGACTTTTTCTTTATGAAAACTGTAAAAGGCAGAGTTGTGACCTATGCAAACGTGACATTTGCGTAAGTCACACGTTTAAACATGAAGAGTTGATAAATCTATTttgaaaaaactgttttgagaagagatttaaaacatgaaactgaTTGTGTTCGCTTAATTTCCTCTGTAAAGTGCaacattgtaaacacatttGCTTGTAGTTAGTCACACTGGTAagaaataagagagaaaaaaagaacaatttaaTTAGGGTTAAACCTGCACCTTTTTATATAAGCATGAAGTCAGTAATACCAGTTCTGTCAGGAAAGAAAGCAGCCAAAATATTTTTGGGATTAATTTCCTGGCAGGGATGGTTTCATGAATGATTAAAAAAGAGGGAATTTCCAGCCAACAAAATGTCATCCGAATTTCTGCATAATCTTAAACAGCTGagatgatgaaataaaaatattcagGATAATAATTCTTGAAAAGATTGCACAGGACTCTAACTACTGCTGATGTTCTGCACTTGGTCAACTTTGCGTTAGCCTCATGTATATTTTATGTTCATAACATGAAgtttgaaaaagacaaatttcATATTGCGTGTAAATTGTATTTCACTTTTCTTCAGGAGGCCATCATTCTTAAGCGGCAAgttgttgaaaaattaagctatTGCAGAAGTactaaaagctgcagttcctcatgTGTCCAAAACATCCAAAATTGGACATTTGACAGCTGAATTAAACaggtttacagcctggtgcTAAAACTCACATCTTCATCAGCCCACACTGTTTAGGGGATGGTTTTTATGAAGGTTAAGGGTTGTGCTTAACTAGGGGCGTGGTTAATCCGCCAGCAGGTGTGTTGTAGTTCTTTGCTaggagctttaaaggtcacTTTAGATCCATCTCTTAAGCAATTAAAAcacttgtgtgtatgttgaaACAAGTACATAAAGTTTATCCAGCCTTCCTTGTCTTGCACTCACTTTGAAACTCATACAGCCACTATCAAGATGCTTTAGTGAGGACTTTGTTAGTATGAAAACTGCAGGATTCTCTGCACTCCCCCTGTGGCTGCTCTGCCTCACCTTTGGCGTGACCTTTAGAAGACAATTTGCAGCCGTAGCAATCGCTCTGCGCCTCGCCTCACATTATTTTCCCTCATTATTTTTTCAATGTTACCTTTGCAGTGGGGCAGAGAAGGGTTGGATTCCACacaggggtcaggggtcaggagTAAGAGGGTAAAGATGCAGGTCAGATTGGCTCTACAGTTGTGTTCCGCCTGTGTCCTCTGAGAATTCACTGCCATGAAGCCATTTAAACTCTGAaccctccagctgtctgtcagaaACTGACCCTCAGTGGTGACTGTTTTTAGGTTGGGCGGTCAGGAAAGCTCCTCAGCAAGCAGACATGGTGTTGGGGTTTTCTAGAGGTCTTAATTGTCAGAAAACAATAACTTCCCATGTAAgggaaatcctttttttatccCAGCAGTATTAAAATGGTCCTTTTAGTCATGCTGCAAGCACGGCTTTGGGGCATGTTGATCAGTGCACTCTAGCAGACCGACAATATGCAAACTGTTACATTAGACACACATAATCTTTCACAGAGATTAATGGCCTGAATATTCAAAGTTCTCATGACTTATTCACAGATTATTAAACTTTTCCTTAGCACGACTACAGTTGAAATTTGTGCTTCTGATTCATAATGTATGACAACTATTAAAAGGATTTGAACTGGCAATACACCCCCATATTTTATGTTAACTCTTCGCCTTCTACCGTCGTCGTAAAAAGCATGTTATAATGCATGTTACTGTTAGTAAGCCCATCACTGCAGAGCCTCAGTGAGCTGTAGTGACGACTGTAGACTTGTTGGTTTTTAACAGACTTCATAAaatatggacgtagtctcagtgacatcacccattacTTCCTAAAGAGGGGCTTTGAAGCCCATTGATGggggtcgccatattggaaggGCTATCTCCACCTAACTTTCAAGCAGTCTAGTGACAGGCAAAGAGTTTGAGTTAAGGCGGGTCTCACTCTCAGCCCATCTGTCTGTCAAATCAGCTGCTTCCCGGGCTTTCCTAGCCTGCCTGAAGTGGACAATTGAGGAGCTTCACTTCTTTGCATgttggaggttgccacttgttttgtatttttacaatcataacaacataaacaaaggAACAATTTCTGGCATTTTATTCTTCAGACGTCAAAATATTgactttcaaaatcatgaatGCAAAATGTTCAAACACAATCCtcataatgtttttataaaagtatATAAAAGCCCTGATTTACAAAGGGATCATCTGTACTGTCAAAACCCTTAATACAAACTTAGCCGTTTATGTCACGTAAACCCGTTATGACTGTTGTTGCATTCAATACAAGAAACCGGATGCTTCACTTGGCATTTCAAGGTGAGATACTTTTGCTTGgcaatttaaaataatcacTAAAAAACATAGACAGGTAGCTAATAACTTCCAACTACACTGGCAGCATGAAATAACACTGCCTTTAACTGAGAGGTGATTCATTAGTTATttactttcatcttttttcccTTCTATGATCCTACAACAGGTCTTTGTTGTCTAGCCACACAGCATGTCACTTATTCTCATTTTGCCTTCACCAAATTGAAAATCACAAGTCACATCAACAAATAAATGAGCTCAGCGCAATCGATGTATTTTCACATTATTTGAAATATTGGAAAATGAAGCTCTTACAAACTGTGCCaaagtacattttcatttcaccaGATGAGGAAAAACATATCCAGTCATTGAGGCGGGTTAAGTTTTAGATGTGGCCTTCTGCTCAAATACAAAGGTCTCCTTGACATTTTCTGCACAGCGTTGGCTGCTCATCCTTGTCGCATTTCTCAGAGCTGCAGGGACGGCGCGACCTGTTGACATTTACAAGCTCATCTGGATGAGAATGATGGCATTCTATAAGGAGTCACACCTACACGTCTCCCACTATAGAGTCCTGTTTCCTCTGCTTTAGTGTCACACACGGACATGTTATTGCTTTAAACAAACATAAGTCAACCTTTACTGGAGAGACCAGGTTACTGCGCTCATCTTTTTCCAGTGTGCGTCAGTAGAATCTTTTGAAAGCTTGGAATGATTGCAGTTGATGTACAGGACAGCCGGTTGGCCTAACAACTGGACTGAATACTTGAGGTTTCATCACCTTATTATCTGGAATGTCACAGCCACTACCAGAGGGACCCGCTTAAACGTCACCAGGTTGAAGTCTGCCCCTGCTATACTGATAAGGCTCTGGAAAGCAGCCAAGACCTGTGCCACGTAATGCAACAGCAGCTGAGTGAAGGCAGGACGGAGGTGAAACGAGGAGAAAGCAATACGCTGCTTCAATAACAGCCAGGCATGATGTAACTGTAAACAGTGTGGTCTGGGTGGTAATGCAAATTAAGTATAACAATATGcattgaaaagacaaaacaaacaaagatgatgCATGATGTAGTAGATGGAAAGCAAAATGCCcattgataaaaacacaaaaaaaggaccGAATTATTTTCTCTGTATGGAGGAGAAAAGACTCCTTCAATTTATTGACAACCACTGACAATCAGAATCAATAGACACGGTTTCAAAAGAACCAATGAGATGCAATGGGGAAACTTAAATATGAATCGTTGTGCGGGTGAAGCCTCTGCATCCCTCAGGTTCCTGGAGATAGTTTAACGTAGCGCTGTGCGGATCAGCTCGTCTTCGTACTTTTGGTCCAGCAGATGTGACATTTAGAAGTCTGGGCCCTGCTTCTTCAGCTTGCTGTAGTCTGTGTTAACTGCGTAAAActgagaacacaaacaaatgtaaagGTCAGGAACAAACACTTTCAATACAATAATGGGAAATGGGGAGTTTTTGTTTTCGGGTACTGTccttcaatcttttttttttttttttttaaaaggcgaTTCATTAAAGCTTCTTGTAATAAATTTAGATGCTCTTGGCAATATTACAGATTCTTTAAACTCCCACTATTGCTTTTGAAGTTAATGACTTCATCAGATTTGTTAGTGAAGGTCAGCTTTAACCAGATTATGTCCTTTGATTAATCAGACTAATAGACTAAATCCGTGGCTCAGCACAAACCTGgcaaaattccatcgtgagcccTGAACCAAACACACCTTCTCTGAACAGCAATTGAAATCAACACAGCATTAATCGTAAGGGTTTCTGAGAGGGGGACTGGGGCACACCTTGTACTGATCAGTGGGGGCCATCTTGTTCCAGGGCTCTGGGTTGTTCTTGCGATCCcagctgcagagaagaaaacaggGTACATGTCATGACAGCTAAATCAACAGAGAGAAACTGTAAGATACATTCCTCTCTTCTAATTAAATGTAGATTCACCCACATACTTGGGATGTTGTGAGGGAGAAggaattcaaatttaaaaaaaaaaaaacacatttattgtgtcaTAAATGTTCTCCTCACCAGACATCAGGGTTTCTCAGGCCCAGACGTGCAAGGTACATCATGGACATGGCTGCTCCTCCAccgatgaagaagaagagtgggATCAGCTGTGACGTCAGACAAGAAGGTTAGACCCTTTATCGACTTAAAAGTCAAGTTGTCACAGGGttaaggagagaaaacacagactaCCGACAGCTTTTATATACAGAAACAGTTGCCCTACTAAACTAACTAAGGCTGACACACATTTGCAACTAACAAATGCCCATTAAATGTAACTGTAATGCAGTATCTGACACTTCAACATAACCTCAAGCCAGTTGCCCTTGCGACCTACAGCTGTCATGTGTTGAGACTGGTCAGTTTATACCCATTCTTTGctttatttatatctttttttcagTCACAACTTCTTGACCAAGCTAGTCTATTCAAAtggaattcaaatgttttaaggGACATCGCGTATACTTCGCTAAATATATACTTTTCTTGTACGTAAACATGTCGAGTAGCTATTTGCTACCTAGCCAGCTGACTTGCTAACTAGTAGCATCAAATGCTATTTTCAGCTTCTGGTGACCTGATTTGACTCCTAAGCATCGACTGCCACAAGTCTTTGCACTCGTGTTATACTACATTCAATTAATTTGtaaaaataaggagaaaaataaacaatgaagCATCCTTCTTTTTGGACCAAAATGTCTCAAAGTCAGTGCGGTCAAAGTCGCAGTACTAGCTCGCTGATGCTAACTAGTTAAGGGTAAGGTATACAATAACAACTCttgaaattaatatttattgtaaataaacGGGCTGTACTCACGGCTGGGTGGCTTCTTAGCTGTTTGCGGACTGTGGCGAGCATTTCTGCTAGTTGTGAAGACGGGATTTATCTCAATTTGTACAGGAATAAACGGATTACCAGCAGTGTTGCCAGAGCGGTGCGCAATTTAATGTGCAGGTCTGAGCGGAAGAAAAGGCCAAGAGGAGAAGTAGGATGCTGCACAGACTGCCTGACCGTCAGCAGCGAAAACACACACGTTTAGTAATTATTATATGACACGTGTGATGTATATATGTGAAACTGCATGTAATAAATGCAGATTTATTTAGTattgtttcattaaaatgttttgtggaTTCAACTTTTACAGCATTTTATTCTggcaaaacaaacttttttttttttttaaatgtcgcGAAATCatcagcttttatttatttttattttatttgtcagttttatttcataaaaaaaaaaacaataaagttaagaaaaacaaacataaaatctcaaattttgaatgaaaaggagcagaaagaagattaatcttataatatctgcttTCCACCCGAAACAAAACCAACCCAAACACCAAGACTGATTTAAGTCACTCACCAAGTCGTCTTActttataatttaaaataataatgtaagtAAGGTTCAGAAgagattatctttttttttttttaggtggtAGTAGGCTATTATCTTTACCTTATGTAACATTAATTGTTcaattttagatgattataaTGCAGCATTAAGTGAAAAGCACTTATTTGAAGAACATGATGGAGATAATCAGTTTATAGCTCCAGTGCAGTCTCCTTTATCAATGCGAGTTGAACAGTCCTTACAACAATGtaacagcagggggcgctgttttTTTCACCAGCTAAGAGAGaagctacatttattttcaacagtACCTAAATCAGGGGTGGGCCACATgcagcccccatcaaccctcaacgtggccctcaggtcatttttttacatatcaattaattggaaacatttagaaaacatgacaaaatctgccatgaaatcatgaaaatcagaaatatgtacataataatatttgacaACTGGTATATGTTAagataaatttgagacataattgaccgtaattgtttttgtatactacaatttggccctctggcagtgagaattaaatgaatgtggcccttgctgtgaccaaagttgcccatccctgaccTAAATTATAACAATTATAACACCCGTGCTTAAACGGTTATATCTTCGGTACATTCCCACTTTTATATTGGATTAAACACTATTATTTAAGCAGACCACACAGGCTTGGGGCGTAGTGACATCTTTTTTCAATAATTTCGCAAAATCACAGGCAAAATGACTTATGAGTTTAAGTAATGAATGGTTAAACACCTTGGTAATAAactatttcattaaaaacaggttGAATAAGTGGGTTGCCTGTGATTATCATTTTCCCTTCTAGCATTAATAAGTGCTGATCAATATAATGTGCCTGTTTGCTATTTTTGAGTCAGAAATCAACCAGAGATGAGAATCTAGACCAACTAAAGATTTCCAATCCATTCAAGTTTtcctaaaacaaaacaaaagacaccaTGATTTTATAACAATTTCCCTTTTAAGTTATGTTCAGctagaagaaaataaagttgaaaCAATTCAATAGTAAGATTGGACATAACACAATAGTTTACATACAaccatttatattttataacaaCATGATGCTTGGCCAAATGTTTGCCAAGAAATTGACTACATGTGTGATTATTGCACATATTCAAGCATCAACTTGTAAACCAAACCTTTTTGGTTGGAAGTTTATGATTGAAATGTAGGAGATTTCTGTTTCAGGCCTTGCTTGTTTCAGTATCTATCCGAGGGGGGGTGAGTTGGTTTCAAAAACAGATACTTGTCTCTTTGTCTTACAGCCCATCATacttcctctgctgctgtgcGGCGTCttgcagttaaaaacaaaaagatgcgAGTGGCTTCTTTACAGTTCATCCAGGACTTGATCCCAAGTTAACTGTGTCTCTTCAACATATCCACTGTACACAACAGAAGCTGTAGTTGAAAATTACAAGAGCTCCCTTAAATACAGTGAAGTTAAAGATCTGACcatagcaaaaaaaacaaaaaactcctaGGCACATACAGGATGCCTGTTCATGATGTCATGTGAAAATAAGATACTGGCTATAGagtgtttcttcttgttctgcAATCTTTCCCTCAGGTGCTCCATATGTTTCAGTGGGTCGTCTTCTTTGGGCCTTTGCCAAATTTAGCATCAAATCCGAGACCTGAAGTGAGAAAACCAAAGACATGTGATTAAACAGTAAGGATTAGCATCAGCAGCTAAACACAAATGATGTTACACTTAGGTTCTCACTATTAGCTTTTACAAATTGAACCTTTAAAATGAGCATTTGAACATCTTATTGAAACATGTCAGTGTTAAATTTAATTACTGACTTACAGCTATTCTCTCAATGCATTATTTACCATACAGTTTACATAGGAAGTCTAAGTGTTCCCCAAttcggcctttttttttttttctttataaaccTATACAGTGACCATCTCGGGCAACAACTTACagattcaaacatgtttttgcaaGCAGTTTACCATTAAAGACGTcgattttaaaacaaaccatgCACCAATTAGAAAAATATGGGATCTTTGGAGCTGGGCCAAAAAGACAGTGACACTGAATCCAGAGAGGGCAACAATGTGCTTAATCAGAACAAACTCTCACCGAGAAACACCAGGATGGTGCCAACCCACTGCATTGTGCTCATAACGTTGCCAAACAGAATGACCGAGCCGAGGATGGTGAAGAACTTCCTGGTGGTGGTGACGATGGAGCAGGTCAGAGGCCCAAAGTACACCACCGTCATGAAGATGAAGGTCTGGatatggaattaaaaaaaaaaaaaacacacatcaaggGATGGCGtttggatacacacacacacagtcaaaagATGCATGACATAAAATAAGTAATTCCAAAGCTTTATATGGCTCATCATCTACGTGCACTCTCATCATCAAGCCCTCTTCTCCAGACACTCACCTGGCCTAAAGCACTGGTTACTCCGAACAGAAGAATGTTGTAGATGATGCTCGGGTTGCGTTCAGTAAAACTAAGGAAGTCCCAAACTTCCCCTGTCCACAACACAGCTGAAAGCAGAAGAACAAAAAGTATTGACGACGAATTTAGTGTCACACATTTGTTCTTGATCATCTTTGGCACGGACGTGtaggaaacaaatgaaaaggaCAATGTTCACAGCGTGGTCACATAGCACCACCGTGTGGAGTAATGCCGGAACAACATTTAGATTGAAATCTTGGTGTGGGGGCGTCATTAATCCGTGGGAGTGAAGGTACTAGAAAACCTTCCTATCTTGGGAAATAACAGCACTTCAAAGCGATCAAAGGCAGAATTATTGCAAGGGTAGCGAAAGTGTCTTAAAACGGAGGACGTCTGAAGACTTTATAACGCAGcttaacttttaaaacaaatacagcctttttttttgtgatacgCCCTTTTAAAGCAAGAAGCAGATATGCAGCAGAGATGGAAACTTTCTCAGAGATAGAAGACGCTGCCAATTAGTTTGCTATAAGACAGATAACAGGCTCTCAGTTCTCATACTGCTTTTGATTGTATCTTTCAGCCCATTAGTGCCTCACATTAGAAAACACCTCATTAGACTCCATTTGTTTTATGCACCTTAGTCTTTAGAGTATTGTGGCAACAAAAGGTGCAGCATTCCTTATCGATCTATCCTTATCCACTGAATTAATGAGATTTTGCAACTCAGAGAATTGTGCTCACCTTCCAGAAAAAGCCTCTAATGCAGATCATATTTCTTACTTATTGGATCGCCATTACTTCGAGCATCgcagcagctgtttgttgtgGTCAAAAGGAACGCAGCACATTACAGAGACAGCTATGACACAACTCAGCTGTAACCATCAATCACCTTCAAAAGATAAACCATCAAGCTGCAGTTTGATCATGTGTTGAGTTTACGAGCAGCTCAAGAAGACAGCATGGTCAAAAAAAAGAGCTTAACCCCCGAATTTAAGATATACTTAGTGTTGCACCGATGCGTCGGTGTTGGCCGATTGCtgccctgttgacagacatcagcCTATCAGCAAATAATGTCGCGTGCCCCCGTGTCAGTGGCtgatgtgtatctgttgtgtcgCATCAATGTAATGCCTGTTAGTATGCGTAACTGTTGATTCCAGAAGAGGACCTGTTTGACAAActcttatttgttttcatgttaattGAGAAGGAAACTGTTGGCAGTGATGGAGTCCTACACAATCTCTGGGTAAGATAAtatgtaaaacatgtttcaggGACTGGCAACAGTTAAGATACATCATCACATCCCTCAAATATAGACGTGAATAATTaccaaaatggaaaaacaatgtCATCTGCCATTGGCTACACTGTTAAACATCAGTGTGGGTGGATTCTAAAAATCATCTGATCTGGGATTTAGGATAAGGAAACCAAATGAGTGACATTTACAAGTTTAAGCTCAAGCAACAGGCAACAACATGCCAATCAGTGCCAGGTTCTGCACAGTAACACTACATCAGTTTGATGAAAATATAACTTAAAAGTGCATGATGCCACAAAAGTTCACTGATTTACCTGTAAATCTTTTAAAGTGGGATTATTAAGGGAAAGCTTGACAACAGAACACTCAGCGCACCAGTCTTTCTGTATCATTCTGTGATATTTTGGCAGTACTGAACCACATCAAGGTGATTCTTCTCATTagtttctcctctctgacagcaGGGAGCCAATCAGGGAACAGCCTTGGTGCAGGCACACGTTCAGTGAGACGGGAGTTTGGCAGAGAGCACAGCCGACTCACCTAGTCCCAGCACCAGAGTAGACCACAAGTTGATGTTGAGCATCATGTGGTTGGCACTCGTCTGGAAGCGGGCCCTCATGTGGTCCTGCGCCACGCCAGTGAGGCCGTCCAATGTCAGCGAGACGAGCTATGACGCAGCAGCACAAGACGCAAAACAACGAAAGAGAAGTGTCACATTAATTTACAACGCATGATAATAAATGTGCTATGAAATGGATGGGACACAAAGGCGCATGAACTCACCAACAGAATCTCTCCAAACCCAAACACATGGTCGTCTGCAACCGCTGAGCTCTTGTTTGGTTTGTAGAGAAACAGAGCAACACCGCTCACAATGAGCAGCACACACAGGTACTTAGCCAGAGGATACTTCTTCCTCAGTATTGTCACACCAAGGATCATCACTGCAACAGCACAACAACAGCATGACGGATGGTTTGTAGCCATGGATATCACAGGGACATCTCTACAGTTTGCATTAATCCTACCTTGGACACAGTGTCAGGTCTACCAACCCTGTGAGGGGCAAATATGGatggagtgtgtttgagtgtcagAATGTGAACTAGAGATAACCGAGAAGTAAGAGTGGGGATATAACATTCAACGTCCAAACACAACATACTGTAGCCTGaggaatatactgtatatttggagaagaaaaaaaaaagtgtactcAGTGTACTCCTTGAACAGCTTAAACAGTTTCACTTGAACCTGTACTCTATTCACAGCACATTACACTATGACACCTGCAAGGTTCTGGGTCCGTCAATATTGACACAGATTAGCGTGAAGTGAAGTTTAGACTAAAAGGAGGGCGGTGAAATGACTGC from Labrus mixtus chromosome 20, fLabMix1.1, whole genome shotgun sequence carries:
- the ndufa4a gene encoding cytochrome c oxidase subunit NDUFA4L, with the protein product MLATVRKQLRSHPALIPLFFFIGGGAAMSMMYLARLGLRNPDVCWDRKNNPEPWNKMAPTDQYKFYAVNTDYSKLKKQGPDF
- the slc35b1 gene encoding solute carrier family 35 member B1 codes for the protein MAAGKGAGGKSASLWDNMRVRFAVCFLGVFVCYFYYGILQETITRGDYGQGDNKEKFRFARTLVLIQCVISALFAKFLIQFFEGSKPDTTKSWLYGVCSLSYLGAMVSSNSALLYVNYPTQVLGKSCKPIPVMILGVTILRKKYPLAKYLCVLLIVSGVALFLYKPNKSSAVADDHVFGFGEILLLVSLTLDGLTGVAQDHMRARFQTSANHMMLNINLWSTLVLGLAVLWTGEVWDFLSFTERNPSIIYNILLFGVTSALGQTFIFMTVVYFGPLTCSIVTTTRKFFTILGSVILFGNVMSTMQWVGTILVFLGLGFDAKFGKGPKKTTH